One part of the Clostridium thermosuccinogenes genome encodes these proteins:
- a CDS encoding Veg family protein, protein MIEKCDLFQIKKDIETCIGEKVQLKANKGRKKAVIREGIIENSYPSIFIVKFENEYETTRRVSYSYTDILTKAVEVVVCKDNRKIQVS, encoded by the coding sequence ATGATAGAAAAGTGTGACTTGTTTCAGATAAAGAAGGATATAGAAACCTGTATCGGAGAAAAAGTTCAACTGAAAGCCAATAAAGGTAGAAAAAAGGCAGTTATTAGAGAAGGTATTATTGAAAATTCCTATCCGAGCATCTTCATCGTAAAGTTTGAGAATGAGTATGAAACAACCAGAAGGGTTTCGTACAGCTATACAGATATACTCACAAAAGCAGTTGAAGTAGTAGTTTGCAAAGATAATAGAAAAATACAGGTTAGCTAG
- a CDS encoding DUF3794 and LysM peptidoglycan-binding domain-containing protein yields MSLELTRETVMINHVIGEDSAQTVIENDIIVPDVKPDISRILLLDGDAYVNSAEAAQDKIIVNGTIQYKILYVPDGESREVKGINTSSSFTYALDVENAVPEAKCRAKCDIEHIEFNMQNERKINVRTIMKISGKVMEETEQSAVSNIEAVEDVQILRDSASVNCYLGDNTVDCTIKETLEVPAGKPSIRELLRTDAKIVSKEYKIDDNRAVAKGELNISALYTADDEEGSIQTMEFSLPFMEYIELASITDNADCEVDYRIANIQLDPVEDDDGELRVLNAEAVINLYASAYEKRNIEMVSDAYSPSVRLNIEKEPFKTEDVVTRSKTQVVLKDTITISDESPEIAEVFNVLCRPVLSEYEISGDKLIIEGVVNNNVLYLSNDGERPVFCQEQEIPFRQTVDIKGIEPDMKCDVNLDIEHCSYSMVSATEVEVRLIIGVDVKVVRQVVFPLTVRVTDLPLDGKRLEQQPSIVVYYSKPGDTLWKIAKKYYTTVDYIQRINNITDQDLNTPGLQILIPKKAK; encoded by the coding sequence ATGTCTCTCGAACTCACAAGGGAAACTGTCATGATTAATCATGTGATTGGCGAAGACTCAGCGCAGACAGTTATAGAGAATGATATAATTGTGCCCGATGTTAAGCCGGATATTTCACGGATACTGCTTTTAGATGGAGATGCATATGTTAACAGCGCAGAAGCTGCACAGGATAAAATTATTGTCAATGGGACAATCCAGTATAAAATACTATATGTTCCGGACGGAGAAAGCAGGGAAGTAAAAGGAATAAACACCTCATCCAGTTTTACCTATGCACTGGACGTGGAAAACGCCGTACCGGAAGCAAAATGCAGAGCAAAGTGCGATATAGAGCATATTGAATTCAATATGCAGAATGAAAGGAAAATCAATGTCAGAACCATTATGAAGATCAGCGGAAAAGTCATGGAAGAGACTGAACAAAGTGCTGTCAGCAATATTGAGGCGGTTGAGGATGTGCAGATTTTGCGTGACAGTGCTTCCGTCAACTGCTATCTGGGAGATAACACAGTTGACTGCACGATAAAGGAAACTTTGGAAGTTCCGGCAGGAAAGCCCTCCATAAGAGAGCTTTTGAGAACGGATGCCAAAATAGTAAGCAAAGAGTATAAAATAGACGACAATAGGGCAGTTGCCAAAGGAGAGCTGAATATTTCCGCCTTGTACACAGCAGATGATGAGGAGGGCAGCATCCAGACCATGGAGTTCAGCTTGCCTTTCATGGAGTACATAGAACTGGCAAGCATTACTGATAATGCCGATTGTGAGGTAGATTACCGCATTGCGAATATTCAGCTTGATCCGGTGGAGGATGATGATGGAGAGCTCAGAGTTCTAAATGCCGAAGCAGTCATAAACCTGTATGCATCAGCGTATGAGAAACGCAACATAGAAATGGTTTCCGATGCTTACAGTCCCAGCGTAAGGCTGAATATCGAAAAGGAACCCTTTAAGACTGAAGACGTTGTAACCCGAAGCAAAACACAGGTTGTTTTGAAGGATACAATAACCATAAGCGATGAAAGTCCGGAAATAGCTGAGGTATTCAATGTATTGTGCAGGCCTGTGCTGTCTGAATATGAGATATCCGGCGATAAATTGATAATTGAAGGCGTTGTGAACAATAATGTGCTTTACTTGTCCAATGATGGAGAAAGACCGGTTTTCTGCCAGGAACAGGAGATTCCGTTCAGGCAGACAGTAGATATAAAGGGTATAGAGCCGGATATGAAATGCGATGTTAATTTGGATATAGAACACTGCAGCTATAGCATGGTTTCGGCAACAGAAGTGGAAGTAAGGCTGATTATAGGAGTGGACGTAAAAGTAGTAAGACAGGTTGTTTTCCCTCTTACCGTTAGAGTTACGGATCTTCCCCTGGATGGCAAAAGGCTTGAGCAGCAGCCGAGCATTGTGGTATATTATTCAAAACCCGGGGATACATTGTGGAAAATAGCTAAGAAATATTACACAACTGTGGATTATATCCAGCGCATAAACAATATCACCGATCAGGACCTGAATACGCCCGGACTTCAGATATTAATTCCTAAAAAAGCAAAATAA
- a CDS encoding heavy-metal-associated domain-containing protein has product METTSFNVPSISCSACAEKIQEGLKEMKGVGNVSVDLKTKMVNVDYNPADVKPQDIIGKVSSLGYEVSQ; this is encoded by the coding sequence ATGGAAACTACGTCTTTTAATGTTCCGTCAATCTCATGCAGTGCCTGTGCGGAAAAAATACAGGAAGGCCTTAAAGAAATGAAAGGCGTTGGCAATGTCTCGGTAGATCTAAAAACAAAAATGGTAAATGTTGACTACAACCCTGCTGACGTAAAGCCGCAGGATATTATAGGAAAAGTTTCATCCCTTGGATATGAGGTGTCCCAGTGA
- a CDS encoding helix-turn-helix domain-containing protein — MNNLGELFRHIRLSKNWSIREAAKRMGISYSYLSILEKGIDPRTGKDSNPKLDTLRLISKAYEYPYEELMKAAGYLSEEDTGDRNFDLTVFISNMNLIMGDMTIDELSQDIHRKTGYSISPKQIRSYMNGDIEPFPGTINILSKYVGVNSDFWYRFNTEETLAEERRKYEEAKLKASTEQLSRDFAMFNSLSEEIKQWVVREENLPYLKAAMEAQYKKVSPNSLHLIIDTLVNERSRK; from the coding sequence ATGAATAATTTAGGAGAGCTTTTTCGGCATATAAGACTAAGTAAGAACTGGTCTATACGTGAGGCAGCAAAGAGAATGGGTATAAGCTATTCCTATCTTAGTATCCTTGAAAAAGGGATAGACCCGAGAACAGGAAAGGATTCTAACCCCAAGCTTGACACTCTCAGGCTTATTTCTAAAGCATATGAATATCCATACGAAGAACTTATGAAAGCGGCAGGTTATCTTAGCGAAGAAGATACGGGGGATAGAAATTTCGACCTTACTGTATTTATAAGTAATATGAACCTTATTATGGGAGACATGACAATAGATGAGCTGTCCCAGGATATCCATAGAAAAACCGGATACAGCATTAGCCCCAAGCAGATAAGAAGCTATATGAACGGAGACATAGAACCCTTTCCGGGTACTATAAATATTCTTAGCAAGTATGTAGGTGTAAATTCGGATTTTTGGTATCGGTTTAATACAGAAGAAACTCTTGCAGAAGAAAGGAGAAAATACGAAGAGGCCAAACTCAAAGCATCCACAGAACAACTAAGCAGAGACTTTGCAATGTTTAACAGCCTTTCGGAAGAAATAAAGCAATGGGTGGTCCGGGAAGAAAATCTTCCATACCTGAAAGCTGCAATGGAGGCCCAGTACAAAAAGGTGAGCCCGAATTCACTTCATTTGATAATTGATACCCTGGTAAATGAAAGAAGTCGAAAATGA
- a CDS encoding ATP-binding protein, with protein sequence MWYDEFLSKYKSGISHEFLLYFNVRDVVDNYRYIDRFLYEEFIKQRNFAIVAFYDISRGLTFLDGGMEREFHKITSNEAVNLLHALPSRIFPYIDIALKGTKMALFINHTEKILPSVDVGSMSLEERSALIWACEWSVNPRISSVGSTIFMLADNLADVSREVLKSSYRVEPILVGLPGEEERRQYIEYLLQGSDVKSDITIDEFAKLSSGLSKKSIKDIKLRAEAEDVPISFEFIKEKKHSVLQKEYGDVLEFIYPEISFDDIGGMDKAKNYLMKNIVNPIKKGDLRRVPMGILLCGPSGTGKTLLVNALAKSSGFNCVKIDMSRILGQYVGESEKNFKKCLLGAQSQQPVIVFVDEIDTTFRRGDSGDSGVGRNIFSEFLQFTSNTNNRGKVIFIAATNRPDLLDPALKRAGRFDKKIPILLPEAPERAEIFKIIIRKYGFETDIEDFMPFAEKTENYTGAEIETVVRKAYELANEDDKEGTVITSDILDMAIEKCRPSTQQVEYMTMLAIRETDDKDLLPEKYKHLIDDKDSQTDLEVYK encoded by the coding sequence ATGTGGTACGATGAATTTTTGAGCAAGTACAAATCCGGGATTTCCCATGAATTTTTGCTGTATTTCAATGTGCGGGATGTAGTGGATAATTACCGTTATATAGACAGATTTCTGTATGAGGAGTTTATAAAGCAGAGGAACTTTGCAATAGTGGCCTTCTACGATATCTCTCGGGGACTTACATTCCTCGATGGAGGCATGGAAAGGGAATTTCATAAAATAACGTCCAACGAAGCGGTTAACCTTCTCCACGCTCTTCCGTCAAGGATTTTCCCGTATATCGATATCGCTTTGAAAGGCACGAAGATGGCCTTATTTATAAACCATACGGAAAAAATACTGCCTTCGGTGGATGTGGGAAGCATGTCCCTGGAGGAAAGGTCCGCATTAATTTGGGCCTGCGAATGGTCTGTAAATCCCAGAATTTCATCCGTAGGCAGCACGATATTCATGCTTGCCGACAATTTGGCGGATGTGAGCCGGGAGGTGTTGAAATCCTCCTACAGAGTGGAGCCGATCCTGGTGGGTCTGCCCGGGGAGGAGGAGCGCAGGCAGTATATAGAATACCTGTTGCAGGGTAGCGACGTAAAATCGGATATAACAATAGATGAGTTTGCGAAGCTGTCGTCCGGCCTTAGCAAGAAATCGATCAAAGATATAAAATTGCGGGCTGAGGCTGAAGATGTGCCGATAAGCTTTGAATTCATAAAGGAAAAGAAACATTCGGTGCTGCAAAAAGAATATGGGGATGTATTGGAATTCATATATCCGGAAATCAGCTTTGATGATATAGGCGGAATGGACAAGGCTAAAAACTACCTGATGAAGAACATTGTGAATCCTATCAAAAAGGGCGATTTAAGAAGGGTTCCCATGGGAATACTGCTATGTGGGCCTTCCGGTACAGGTAAAACATTGCTGGTTAATGCCCTGGCTAAATCCAGCGGTTTCAACTGTGTAAAAATTGACATGTCCAGAATATTGGGACAGTATGTGGGCGAAAGCGAGAAAAATTTTAAGAAGTGTCTTCTGGGGGCTCAGTCCCAGCAGCCGGTGATAGTGTTTGTGGACGAAATAGATACAACATTCAGAAGGGGAGACAGCGGCGACAGCGGAGTTGGAAGAAATATTTTCAGCGAATTTTTGCAGTTTACCAGTAATACAAATAATAGGGGAAAAGTAATTTTCATTGCTGCTACCAACAGGCCGGACCTCTTAGATCCTGCGCTCAAAAGAGCAGGAAGGTTTGATAAAAAGATACCTATACTGCTTCCCGAAGCGCCGGAGAGGGCGGAAATATTTAAAATAATCATACGAAAATACGGGTTTGAAACAGACATTGAAGATTTCATGCCCTTTGCTGAAAAGACAGAAAATTATACCGGTGCGGAGATTGAGACGGTGGTCAGAAAAGCCTATGAGCTGGCAAACGAGGATGACAAGGAGGGCACAGTCATCACCTCGGACATATTGGACATGGCAATAGAAAAATGCCGGCCCAGCACCCAGCAGGTGGAATATATGACCATGCTTGCCATAAGGGAAACGGATGATAAGGATTTGCTGCCCGAAAAGTACAAGCACCTGATAGATGACAAGGACAGCCAGACGGACCTGGAAGTATACAAATAG
- the yabG gene encoding sporulation peptidase YabG, translating to MGEIKIGDIVARKSYGEDIYFKVVDILNTGEEKTVILKGIMYRIEADAPESDLIQVPDQKVREYTVKENYAVTRKCREISARSFRRYPKKALYRGTPNDDSRMYSKSGKVLHIDGDEDYLDTCLKQYKEFGIETVGKHVPEKDQPSAVYDLLKEHRPDILVLTGHDGFIKSEGKPTDVNGYWNSKYYIEAVKQARKFDSNMDNLIIFAGACQSMYKEIINAGANFASSPNRVLIHALDPVFVCQKIAFSNVNSVLDPMEVVGNTITGAEGIGGLQTRGKSRKGYPTEPQS from the coding sequence ATGGGAGAAATCAAAATAGGAGATATTGTTGCCAGAAAATCTTATGGAGAGGATATCTACTTTAAAGTGGTGGATATCTTAAATACCGGCGAAGAAAAAACCGTCATACTTAAGGGTATAATGTACAGGATAGAAGCCGATGCACCTGAATCCGACCTTATACAAGTGCCTGACCAGAAGGTAAGAGAATACACTGTGAAAGAGAATTATGCCGTAACCAGAAAGTGCAGGGAAATAAGTGCGCGCAGCTTTAGAAGATACCCAAAAAAAGCTTTATACAGAGGTACTCCTAATGATGATTCCCGCATGTATTCAAAATCGGGCAAAGTACTCCATATAGATGGCGATGAAGATTATCTTGATACCTGTCTCAAGCAGTACAAAGAGTTTGGAATAGAGACAGTAGGAAAGCATGTCCCGGAAAAGGACCAACCCTCAGCTGTGTACGACCTCCTTAAGGAGCACAGACCGGATATACTTGTATTGACAGGCCATGACGGCTTTATAAAAAGTGAAGGCAAACCGACGGATGTAAACGGCTACTGGAATTCCAAGTATTACATTGAAGCAGTGAAACAGGCTAGGAAATTCGACAGCAACATGGATAACCTGATAATTTTTGCAGGCGCATGCCAGTCCATGTACAAGGAAATCATCAATGCGGGCGCCAATTTTGCGAGTTCTCCCAACAGAGTACTGATCCATGCTCTGGACCCTGTGTTTGTTTGTCAGAAAATAGCTTTTTCCAATGTCAATTCTGTTCTGGACCCAATGGAAGTTGTGGGCAATACGATAACCGGTGCGGAGGGCATAGGAGGTTTACAAACACGGGGAAAATCACGGAAAGGATACCCTACAGAGCCGCAATCTTAA
- a CDS encoding PspA/IM30 family protein produces MGLFSRLGAMIRGFFGMFVGGLEERNPEILFEDIKNQIEKARKEAEQQILEIQTNAELIKIEMKNAEKNLNAIKQRVEAAQRQGDKDVLIELLMQEEEYQATYEAHKATYDNAMAEVAKIREDYKIFESEMSAKLNELKTLKSQAKMASLRENINSVNAKYTSKSNRIGTVNETMDRAREIVNRKTARANAVESLNDSNIELKLKRLDMNSARERARARAEAMLGSDQGFEVKEKVENKTTN; encoded by the coding sequence ATGGGGTTGTTTAGCAGATTGGGAGCTATGATAAGAGGATTTTTCGGAATGTTTGTGGGAGGACTGGAGGAAAGAAATCCGGAAATCCTTTTTGAGGATATCAAAAACCAGATAGAAAAGGCCAGAAAGGAAGCCGAACAGCAAATCCTCGAGATTCAGACAAATGCAGAACTTATCAAGATAGAGATGAAAAATGCGGAAAAAAACCTCAATGCCATAAAGCAAAGGGTGGAAGCAGCCCAGAGGCAGGGAGACAAGGATGTGCTTATCGAGCTCCTTATGCAGGAGGAGGAATACCAGGCTACCTACGAGGCCCATAAAGCTACTTATGACAATGCCATGGCCGAAGTGGCAAAGATCAGGGAGGACTACAAGATATTTGAGTCTGAAATGAGTGCAAAACTCAATGAATTGAAGACTTTGAAGTCCCAGGCAAAGATGGCTTCATTAAGGGAGAATATAAATTCGGTTAATGCAAAATACACTTCCAAGAGCAATAGGATAGGCACTGTAAATGAAACTATGGACAGGGCAAGGGAGATAGTAAACAGAAAGACTGCCAGGGCTAATGCCGTAGAATCCCTTAATGACTCCAACATAGAATTGAAGTTAAAGCGGCTGGATATGAATTCCGCAAGGGAGAGAGCCCGTGCCAGAGCTGAAGCCATGCTGGGTTCGGATCAAGGCTTTGAAGTGAAGGAAAAGGTAGAGAATAAGACGACAAACTGA
- a CDS encoding CotS family spore coat protein, which translates to MHDIDREISENYGFEIKSIAPYKDVFIINTSNGRKVLKKTVLFPERIQFIHNVKEHMIKNGFSNMDRYLCTLNGKPYISADGSNYIITEFVDGRECNFDNRNEMMGASRLLAMIHKASRGFKLPEGSFTRDDLGKLPQYFSKRLDEIKKLAKIAKKGKSKFDFMFLDHFEYFYNLGENALQLIESPRYERLVKQSREEGIICHHDFTHHNIIKNGETYYATNFEFCCYELKVYDLANLLRRKMRRCNWDIDEAKLIIDEYRTVESLSEDEIYVMKIMLQFPQKLWRVANKYYNSKRSWSEKSYVAKMQEVIDEIEYHKKFMEQYDMLF; encoded by the coding sequence ATGCATGACATAGACAGGGAAATATCGGAAAACTATGGTTTTGAGATTAAGAGCATTGCACCGTACAAGGACGTATTCATAATCAATACGTCAAATGGGAGAAAGGTATTGAAAAAGACGGTATTATTCCCCGAAAGGATACAATTTATCCATAATGTCAAGGAACACATGATTAAAAATGGTTTCAGCAATATGGACAGATACTTGTGCACCCTGAACGGAAAACCCTATATCTCCGCAGATGGATCCAATTATATAATAACGGAATTTGTCGATGGAAGAGAGTGCAATTTTGACAATAGGAATGAGATGATGGGAGCTTCCAGGCTTCTTGCTATGATACACAAGGCATCAAGAGGTTTTAAGCTGCCTGAAGGCAGTTTCACGAGGGATGATCTGGGAAAGCTTCCTCAATACTTTTCCAAAAGACTTGATGAGATAAAGAAGCTGGCCAAAATTGCAAAAAAGGGTAAAAGCAAATTTGACTTTATGTTCCTGGACCACTTTGAATATTTTTATAATCTGGGTGAAAATGCCCTCCAGCTTATAGAAAGTCCCAGATATGAAAGGCTTGTGAAGCAGTCCAGGGAAGAAGGCATCATATGCCATCATGACTTTACCCATCACAATATCATCAAAAATGGAGAAACCTATTATGCCACCAATTTTGAATTCTGCTGTTATGAGCTGAAAGTTTACGACCTTGCGAATTTGCTGAGAAGGAAGATGAGAAGATGCAACTGGGATATAGATGAGGCCAAGCTCATAATAGATGAATACCGGACAGTAGAAAGCTTAAGCGAGGATGAAATATATGTCATGAAGATCATGCTCCAGTTTCCGCAAAAGCTGTGGAGGGTAGCCAATAAGTATTACAACAGCAAGCGCAGCTGGTCGGAAAAAAGCTATGTGGCTAAAATGCAGGAGGTCATAGATGAGATTGAGTACCATAAAAAGTTCATGGAGCAGTATGACATGTTGTTTTAA
- a CDS encoding GntR family transcriptional regulator has translation MASKLSKVNLNDYKPLREVIFDTLREAIIMGELKPGERLMEVQLAEKMGVSRTPVREAIRKLELEGFVTMVPRRGVQVADLSMKDIIDVLEIRASLDSLATSLAAERITNDELKDLKHVNNQFTNYVEKENLQNSIKKDVEFHELIYRCSRNEKLLQITNNLREQVHRFRVIYMKDLSAHKGLVAEHCEILEAIEARDPERAGMLARKHIENQEQAILNSIHKNNL, from the coding sequence ATGGCAAGTAAGCTTTCTAAAGTCAACTTGAACGACTATAAGCCATTGCGGGAAGTTATTTTCGATACTTTAAGAGAGGCTATAATAATGGGCGAGTTAAAGCCCGGAGAAAGATTGATGGAAGTCCAGCTGGCCGAGAAGATGGGCGTAAGCCGGACACCTGTAAGAGAAGCTATCAGAAAGCTGGAGCTGGAGGGTTTTGTAACCATGGTTCCACGTCGGGGAGTGCAGGTTGCTGACCTTTCCATGAAGGACATAATTGATGTTCTCGAGATAAGAGCATCTCTTGACAGTCTTGCAACTTCACTGGCTGCGGAGAGGATTACCAACGACGAGCTCAAGGATTTGAAGCATGTAAACAATCAATTTACCAACTATGTAGAAAAAGAAAATTTACAAAACTCCATAAAAAAGGATGTGGAGTTCCATGAGCTTATTTACCGTTGTTCGCGCAATGAAAAGCTTTTGCAGATAACTAACAATCTCCGGGAGCAGGTGCATAGGTTCAGAGTTATTTACATGAAGGACCTGAGTGCTCACAAGGGATTGGTGGCAGAACATTGCGAAATACTGGAAGCGATAGAGGCAAGAGATCCCGAAAGGGCAGGTATGCTTGCCAGAAAGCACATTGAAAATCAGGAGCAGGCGATTCTCAATTCCATCCATAAAAACAATTTATAA
- a CDS encoding glycosyltransferase family 39 protein gives MLRRDVYYRILTVIILLSFAIKLIMIFKYGNMLNLGSDDLNYVKSAVALLKNGILTYHNYNEPTVFIMPLYPMFLAMVFKVLGYGFAGLQAVRVIQALISCITIVYIFLMASDLFDKKAGIISAFLMAFYLPNITTSGYFLTETVFTALLCALIHYSLKVSKKPVLYKFMLLGVLWAAATLCRPTILFYPLFFFLYLFLYHRISLNKILKWSLSMMAVFALIMSPWWLRNYREYGVFIPLAASSGNPMLQGTYIDYVQNPDNIVHYEMGKNAFETNKNEMKAVKQRIRMELEKDFWGYLRWYTLGKTLKLWSVPFYWKRVFDIGIEHVFPFHCIILSGFIGIAILIFKGAYEFMKGGAGRKLAGNEFFRYFIPVSVILYFNLIHCVYMAFDRYAFPLMPLVSIFTGYLAVKVSTVLKSLVKL, from the coding sequence ATGCTTCGAAGAGATGTTTATTACCGCATTTTAACTGTTATCATCCTTTTGTCTTTTGCAATAAAATTAATAATGATTTTCAAATATGGCAACATGCTAAACTTAGGCAGCGACGATCTAAACTATGTAAAAAGCGCGGTAGCTTTGCTAAAAAACGGAATTCTTACATATCATAACTACAATGAACCCACAGTATTCATAATGCCTCTTTATCCCATGTTTTTGGCTATGGTATTCAAGGTTTTGGGCTATGGTTTTGCAGGCTTGCAGGCAGTCAGGGTAATTCAAGCTCTGATAAGCTGCATTACTATTGTTTATATTTTTCTGATGGCCTCAGACCTATTCGATAAGAAGGCCGGGATTATCTCCGCCTTTCTTATGGCATTTTATTTGCCCAATATAACAACGTCGGGATATTTTCTCACTGAAACGGTCTTTACTGCTCTTTTGTGTGCTTTGATACATTATTCCCTCAAAGTTTCGAAAAAGCCGGTTTTGTATAAGTTCATGCTGTTAGGAGTGCTATGGGCAGCTGCTACTTTATGCAGGCCCACCATTTTGTTTTATCCTTTATTTTTCTTCCTGTATCTTTTTCTCTACCACAGAATCAGCCTTAATAAAATCCTTAAGTGGTCCCTGTCCATGATGGCAGTGTTTGCATTAATAATGTCCCCATGGTGGTTAAGAAATTACAGGGAATACGGGGTGTTTATACCCTTGGCTGCATCCAGCGGCAATCCTATGCTTCAGGGAACTTACATAGATTATGTGCAGAATCCCGATAACATAGTGCATTATGAGATGGGAAAAAATGCTTTTGAGACAAACAAGAATGAAATGAAAGCGGTAAAGCAGCGAATAAGGATGGAATTGGAGAAGGACTTCTGGGGCTATTTAAGATGGTATACGCTGGGCAAGACCCTTAAGCTTTGGAGTGTGCCTTTTTACTGGAAGAGGGTTTTTGATATAGGTATAGAGCATGTTTTTCCTTTCCATTGCATTATATTGTCCGGATTCATTGGAATAGCCATCCTTATTTTTAAAGGTGCTTATGAATTTATGAAGGGCGGTGCCGGCAGGAAGCTTGCGGGCAACGAATTTTTCAGGTATTTCATTCCTGTCTCGGTTATTCTGTATTTTAACCTTATCCACTGCGTTTATATGGCCTTCGATCGATATGCATTCCCTCTAATGCCGCTTGTCTCTATATTTACGGGGTATCTGGCCGTAAAGGTGTCGACGGTACTTAAATCCCTTGTGAAATTGTAA
- the ispE gene encoding 4-(cytidine 5'-diphospho)-2-C-methyl-D-erythritol kinase gives MDSTELKARAKINLSLDVLGRRPDGYHDVKMVMQTIELHDRIFIEVIEKGIEIECSAPWVPNDKGNIAYKAAEQLIERFGIKKGVKIRIDKNIPVAAGLAGGSSDAAAVLKGMNSLFKLDLTEKELMDIGKTIGADVPFCIRGGTMLAEGIGEILTQLDPLPVTNIVLIKPKIGVSTAWVYENLNVKKLTSRPNTNIIINSIANGNIKKLAQNMKNVLETVTSGKYEVIGEIKQKLVELGALGSMMSGSGPTVFGIFSDKAAAMRAYEAMESNRWDRYITTTVSP, from the coding sequence ATGGATTCAACGGAACTAAAGGCAAGAGCAAAGATCAACCTGTCTCTTGATGTACTTGGCAGGAGACCGGACGGCTATCATGATGTTAAGATGGTAATGCAGACCATCGAGCTTCATGACAGGATTTTTATAGAAGTGATTGAAAAAGGAATAGAGATTGAATGCAGTGCTCCCTGGGTTCCTAACGACAAAGGAAATATTGCTTACAAGGCTGCTGAGCAGCTAATTGAACGGTTTGGAATAAAAAAGGGTGTAAAAATAAGGATAGATAAAAACATACCTGTTGCAGCCGGTCTGGCAGGAGGAAGTTCTGATGCGGCAGCGGTATTGAAGGGTATGAACAGTCTATTTAAACTGGATTTGACTGAAAAGGAGCTAATGGATATCGGAAAAACCATCGGCGCCGATGTGCCTTTTTGCATCAGGGGCGGCACTATGCTGGCCGAAGGCATTGGTGAAATTTTGACACAGCTTGATCCTCTGCCGGTTACGAATATAGTTTTGATTAAACCTAAAATAGGAGTTTCCACAGCCTGGGTTTATGAAAACCTTAATGTTAAAAAATTGACAAGCAGGCCCAACACAAATATAATAATTAATAGTATTGCGAACGGTAACATTAAAAAGCTTGCTCAAAACATGAAAAATGTTCTTGAAACAGTTACTTCTGGAAAATACGAAGTAATTGGCGAGATAAAACAAAAGCTGGTGGAACTGGGTGCTTTAGGAAGCATGATGAGTGGCAGCGGACCTACAGTTTTTGGAATTTTTTCTGATAAAGCGGCTGCGATGAGAGCATATGAAGCCATGGAGAGCAACAGATGGGACAGGTATATTACTACTACGGTATCTCCATGA